Genomic segment of Tindallia californiensis:
TTTTTTTTCGATCCCTGTTTTTACCAACTAGTTTCTTCAGTCTCATTATCACCAAGGTATGGTATGGATAATTAGTGGAATCTTTTGTTTTCTTTTGTAGCATTCGGATGATCACTGGAAACAGTAGCAGTGTGAGCAAAAACCTAGAAAGCTGAAACATGCTCACCATTCCCACTTCCGCTTCAACTTCTATAGCCAACATTGCTGATTCTGCTAGACCTGAAGGTGCCGTGCTCAAAAAGGCGGTCGCCGGATCAATATCAAAGTTGTAGATCAGGATACTTCCTAGTCCAAAGGTAATCACCAGCGTCCACAGAATGATCAGTAAAGATGGAATGAATAACTTTTTCATATTCCCGAGAACTTCTCGGTTTATTCCAAATCCAATGAAAGTCCCTAGTATCACTTGAAGTCCTCGAGTAACCACCGGTGCTACTGGTTCTAACGGAAATCCCAAGGCAGTGGCTACCATTACCAGAAAAAAAGGGCCCAAAAGCGCAGGTGTCGGTAACCCTAAAATGTAAAACAGGAAATAGCCAGTTATTCCCATAGTGATTAAGAACAGTACTCCACTTAGTTCCATCTCATTTCTACTCCTTATAATCATCTCTTTTCCATAACCTAGTAACACAGTCTCCGTTGAATCCCTGTAATAGAAAAATAGTACCCATTCATTTTATTAACCTACTCAATGAACCATATAAATGGTGGTCAGAAGGCAACTTGACCTTTCTTGCGATCTATGCCCTCCTGACCACTATCCATTCTTATCTTAAGTCGTTACTTTTTTGATGGTGTCAATAATCGTACCATCTCGATACTCTACCAATCCTACAATATCCTCGGTTACCATTGGTTTTCGAGGTTTTCCGGTTATTTTTTCGGCCATTTCTTTCAGATCATGAATCTCCATGACCGATAATCCACAGTCTTGGAATCGATCCTTTAAGTCTTTTCGAGCTGGGTTTACCGCCACACCATATTCTGTCACCAAAACATCGATGGATTCGCCCGGGGTTACCACCGTGGTTACTTCGTCCAGTACAATAGGTATTCTTCCCCGAAACAAAGGAGCCACTACTACGGAAAGTTTAGATCCGGCGGCTGTATCACAGTGCCCTCCAGAGGCTCCCATCATAATACCATTGGATCCTGTAATAACGTTGACGTTAAAGTTAACATCAATCTCTGTTGCGCTTAGAATCATAATATCCAGATTGTGGGCCACACACCCCTTGTTATGCGGATTTGCATAGTAAGAGGCAGACATTTCCAAATGATGAGGGTTATTTCGAATAGATTCAATGGCTTTTAAGTCGAAGCACTGAACATCTAAAAGACAATTAAACAGCCCTTCTTCCAGCATATCTACCAGGTAACCATTGATACCTCCTGAAGCAAAGCTACCCTTGATAGAATGCTCTCTCATATATTGACGCAAAAAATGTGCCACCGCCAAGGATGAACCACCCGTACCTGCCTGGAAAGAAAAGCCTTCTTTGACCAATTCCGAAGCTAGAATGGTCTGACAAGCTTTTTCAGCAATGAGTAGTTCTAAAGGATTCCGTGTAATTCTTGTGGCGCCGGAAACAATTCCCTTCGGATCTCCGATACCATCTGTTACCACTACATAGTCCACCTGTGTTTGTGGAATGCTGACAGGATGAACTGGGTGAGATACCAAATGATCTGTCACTACGATGGTTTTCTGGGCGAAAGCGGCATCAGCCATGGCATAGCCTAAGGATCCACATGCGTTAGGTCCTTCCACTCCATTGACATTACCATGTGGATCAGATGCTGGCGCTCCAATAATAGCAATGTCAATTTTCGAATCACCTGATTCAATAGACCTGGGTCGTCCGCCATGAGATCGAATCATCACCGGTGTTGGCAAGATCCCTTCGGCAGAAATCTGGCGAGCCAGTTCCCCTCGAAGACCACTGGTTCGAATACCAGTGATAACACCTTTTCGAATATGTGCAATCAAATGGTCGTGGATACTTTGCATAGAACTGGGTGAAATGGTAATATCTCTGATACCCATCTCAGCCACCTGATCCATGACCATGTTCATCAAATGATCCCCATTTCTAAAATGATGATGAAATGATAAAACCATGCCGTCAGCTAACCCTGATTTTTCCAATGCTTCTCTAATCGATTTTACCAGTTTTACATCTCCCGGACGATGGCTTGAAGCCGGTAATGAAGCATTTGTCTTTTGGGTTGTATGAGCAAAAGCACCGGCAAAGGGTGTTAATTTCCCGATTCCATCGATATAGGACGGTACTTCTCTCCCAATTGAATTTTTTACTAAAGGATGCATCTTAGTCACCTCTTCCTTCCATACCGCTGGCCATTGCCAGTTCCATAATTCTTTTCGCCCTGATCAGAACTGGTTCATCTACCATTTTTCCATCTACTACAATAACACCAGCGCCTCGTTCTTCTGCTTCCTCCATTGCATCAATGATTTTTTTAGCTTGATACACTTCTTCCTTACCAGGAGAAAAGACTTTATGAACTACATTGATCTGACTTGGATGAATCAGCGATTTCCCACAAAAACCCAGCTGTTTCGCCATTTTTAATTCTTTTTCAAATGCTTCCGAATCCTCCAGATCTGCAAAAACTGTATCGATAGCATCAATCCCCGCTGCCATCGCCGCCATCACCACATGCGAGCGAGCCCAATAAAGTTCTTCTCCTGTTTTGCTTCGTTCTGTAGCCATACTCCGTGTAAAGTCTTCTGCACCAAAGGAGATTCCTACCAACCGATCACTGGAACCGGCAATTGCCGGTGCATTAAGTACTCCTTTTGCCGTTTCGATGGCTCCAAGTATTTTCAAGCTTCTTGACTCTAACCCTATCTCTTTTTCCAGTTCTGTCAACAACATGTCCATTCGTTCAATATCTTCCGGCGATTCTGTCATAGGCAGTCGATAATTCTTCAACCCAGCATGGGCTAAAGCTCTCACATCCATTTCTCCATAAGGTGTGTACAATGGATTAATTCGCGAAAAAATCTCACATTTTCCAAAGTCGATTGACTTAATGGCCTCTACCAGCAGGTCTCTTGCACTATCTTTTTCTCTAACTGGTATTGCATCTTCAAGATCAAAAATAATGCAGTCAGGAGAAAAAACAGAGGCTTGAAATATCATTCCCGGATTGTTAGCCGGAACAAACATCATAGATCTTCTAAGTTTTCTCACGAAACCTCCCTCCTTTGTGCCCGATTTACGGCCGTAATAATTCTCGCACGAATTGCATAGTCTAAAGCACCTTTGTCTACAATTTTAATCAACCCATGCTTCACACCAAGTTCTTCAAGAGTCTCTCTTGCTGTTTTTTCAATTAATTTTCCAAACTGATGGATAACATTGCTCTCAAGATCTATATTCAAGGGGCCTTCTGTCCGGAGTTCTACGGTGACCATTACATCATTGGACTCAAGGGTACCGGCAATTCCCGTTGTGATCTTATCCATGCTATTCCTCCTCTCACAAAGTAAAAATCTACCTTTAATGATTAATGCCTCTACCATTCTAATCGTATTATTCGGAATCACTTCATCATTTAATCGAATGCGCGAACCTGCTTATTCACTATGGCATTGATAAGAATCCTTATGGTTGATTTCTATAGTAATTAATAAGACAGCCCGCCACTATAATTTCTTTTTCCTCCTTCGATAAATCGCCTAAGCTTACTTTGAATGTCGCAACTTGCTCTCCGATCACATAGGCTTCAATCTCTGGAGTACCCTCAAGTACTGCTTTTCTAATTCCTGGAATGTATAGATAGTCTCCTTTATCAAAAGGAGGTTCTCCTTTTATTTCAAAAGGTAAAATTCCCCAGTTAATTAAATTTGAACGATACCGCTTTGTTGCATACTGATTGGCAAAGTTTGCCCAGGTACCTAGTACCTTTTGGCATGACGCTGCTTGTTCCCGAGCCGAACCATCTCCGGGGCTAATGGCAAACACAGAGCTTCCTATGCCCATAGAGGATAATTTGTCCCCTCTGTCCGCATCTATTTTGCTTATTTTATCATAAATTGTTTTCAAATCCTGATTGCCATCTCTTGGGTCTTCTCCCTTTTCTCTCCTAAGTTCAAGCTGATGAATCTCTTTTGCTTTGGACACATACTCCGGATCTTTTCTGCTCAGAGTAAACTCAGCCAGTTTTATTGGGTTCGAACGATAAGAGGAAGTCTCGCCGGATGGTATTAACTCATCTGTAGTTGTAACTGGATCTTTAATATAGCTTACCACTTTCAACAATATGTCCTCTGTCAATGCTGGCATTTCAGGCCAGTTTTTAATATTAGGACCAAAGATCAGTTCTGTCTCTTCCTTGGGTTTTCCAATGCCGTCGTATACTCGTTTATCGTAAATAGTTTTATCAAAATAGTAGATTGGCTTTGAGTATTCTACGTCTATCTCTGTTGCTGAGGTTAGCTTGCCATGGTTAATGGCCGTTGCTGCAATAGATCGTGCATCCATTAAGGCAACATAGGATATCTGTCCATCACTTGGTTTTGATCCTTCCCTGTTAGGGAAATTCCGAGTGGTATGCCTTATGGACAATTCATTATTGGCCGGAGTATCTCCTGCACCAAAGCAGGGCCCACAAAATGCTTCACGAATCAACGCTCCGGCACTCATGATTTTGACGATGGCACCGTTTTTCACCAATTCCATATAAGCTGGCTGGCTTCCCGGATAGATACTCATCGAAAAACTTGAATTGCCAATAGATTTTCCTTCCATAATGTCCGCCACTTC
This window contains:
- a CDS encoding HpcH/HpaI aldolase/citrate lyase family protein, giving the protein MRKLRRSMMFVPANNPGMIFQASVFSPDCIIFDLEDAIPVREKDSARDLLVEAIKSIDFGKCEIFSRINPLYTPYGEMDVRALAHAGLKNYRLPMTESPEDIERMDMLLTELEKEIGLESRSLKILGAIETAKGVLNAPAIAGSSDRLVGISFGAEDFTRSMATERSKTGEELYWARSHVVMAAMAAGIDAIDTVFADLEDSEAFEKELKMAKQLGFCGKSLIHPSQINVVHKVFSPGKEEVYQAKKIIDAMEEAEERGAGVIVVDGKMVDEPVLIRAKRIMELAMASGMEGRGD
- the citF gene encoding citrate lyase subunit alpha yields the protein MHPLVKNSIGREVPSYIDGIGKLTPFAGAFAHTTQKTNASLPASSHRPGDVKLVKSIREALEKSGLADGMVLSFHHHFRNGDHLMNMVMDQVAEMGIRDITISPSSMQSIHDHLIAHIRKGVITGIRTSGLRGELARQISAEGILPTPVMIRSHGGRPRSIESGDSKIDIAIIGAPASDPHGNVNGVEGPNACGSLGYAMADAAFAQKTIVVTDHLVSHPVHPVSIPQTQVDYVVVTDGIGDPKGIVSGATRITRNPLELLIAEKACQTILASELVKEGFSFQAGTGGSSLAVAHFLRQYMREHSIKGSFASGGINGYLVDMLEEGLFNCLLDVQCFDLKAIESIRNNPHHLEMSASYYANPHNKGCVAHNLDIMILSATEIDVNFNVNVITGSNGIMMGASGGHCDTAAGSKLSVVVAPLFRGRIPIVLDEVTTVVTPGESIDVLVTEYGVAVNPARKDLKDRFQDCGLSVMEIHDLKEMAEKITGKPRKPMVTEDIVGLVEYRDGTIIDTIKKVTT
- a CDS encoding AbrB family transcriptional regulator, giving the protein MELSGVLFLITMGITGYFLFYILGLPTPALLGPFFLVMVATALGFPLEPVAPVVTRGLQVILGTFIGFGINREVLGNMKKLFIPSLLIILWTLVITFGLGSILIYNFDIDPATAFLSTAPSGLAESAMLAIEVEAEVGMVSMFQLSRFLLTLLLFPVIIRMLQKKTKDSTNYPYHTLVIMRLKKLVGKNRDRKKSHRSREAIFLQMKTFLIGMLGALMGVILSIPAGALMGSFLAVMVMSLIGSKMGKPHENIRTFMQLGVGSTLGLNVSQASWLDLKSVFVPMIAFTLLMFLTSFGLYLVLMKLTKWDQYSCIISVAPAGVTPMTILAYEHADNPLEVSLLHMVRLMTVKVVILPVLVMYLMSL
- a CDS encoding hydratase — protein: MVKKYRNGVYLVNGTEMVENDENAPQKLQQLTGDEVAEATARKKTITYHLLETHNTSEDMTSLKLKFDSMTSHDITYVGIIQTARASGMKNFPLPYILTNCHNSLCAVGGTINEDDHKFALSAAQKYGGVYLPTNLGVIHSYNREMMAGCGKMILGSDSHTRYGALGTLAVGEGGGELAKQLVGKTYDITYPGVVAVYLYGKPKPGVGPQDVALSIIGAVYADGYVKNKVMEFVGPGIQNLPVEYRNGIDVMTTETTCWSSIWCTDDQVKDYLMIHGRPEDYKKMEPGSVAYYDGLVYVDLDKIEPMIAMPFHPSNTYSIRELRENAADILNKVEKEGLELFDSSDLKIDLKSKLHGKDIYVDQGIVAGCSGGTFDNIVEVADIMEGKSIGNSSFSMSIYPGSQPAYMELVKNGAIVKIMSAGALIREAFCGPCFGAGDTPANNELSIRHTTRNFPNREGSKPSDGQISYVALMDARSIAATAINHGKLTSATEIDVEYSKPIYYFDKTIYDKRVYDGIGKPKEETELIFGPNIKNWPEMPALTEDILLKVVSYIKDPVTTTDELIPSGETSSYRSNPIKLAEFTLSRKDPEYVSKAKEIHQLELRREKGEDPRDGNQDLKTIYDKISKIDADRGDKLSSMGIGSSVFAISPGDGSAREQAASCQKVLGTWANFANQYATKRYRSNLINWGILPFEIKGEPPFDKGDYLYIPGIRKAVLEGTPEIEAYVIGEQVATFKVSLGDLSKEEKEIIVAGCLINYYRNQP
- the citD gene encoding citrate lyase acyl carrier protein gives rise to the protein MDKITTGIAGTLESNDVMVTVELRTEGPLNIDLESNVIHQFGKLIEKTARETLEELGVKHGLIKIVDKGALDYAIRARIITAVNRAQRREVS